In a single window of the Tellurirhabdus bombi genome:
- a CDS encoding glycoside hydrolase family 130 protein yields MSIKATRTGIVLRPDPTRVLFRPFDMGNSSRLLKIIARVSSMTDEEAERKLNEVIREFGSRHYKLERFLLKRFEQIKPHLLTDEPITQERQLLLGAYFTMEYSLESAALFNPSMVWHPDQSNVPPGFKRFILSLRATGEGHISSITFRMGYIDEESKIILRKPSRYVTSPEVVTTHLFNRQQFERKLYELRLSNQIADQLLSGIGDEFYLQELEERIKRMLSQYRHHAEYETIAGGILALARSNYELDFDDDQSLDERCIFPTSPNETNGIEDARFVQFTDDNGEAIYYATYTAYNGRVTFPQLLETKDFTHFSVSTLNGAEVQNKGMGLFPRKINGKYAMLSRQDGENIYLMYSDDLYFWHTKELIVKPTYHWEYVQLGNCGSPLETEAGWLVLSHGVGPMRKYAIGVFLLDLNDPSKVIGRLKEPLLSPDENEREGYVPNVVYSCGGLINNNDLIIPYAMSDYASSFATVNLKDLLAELTGRQESVEVVITNEEKEG; encoded by the coding sequence ATGAGTATCAAAGCCACCCGTACTGGCATTGTCCTGCGACCTGATCCGACCCGTGTTTTATTCCGCCCCTTTGACATGGGCAATTCGTCCCGACTTCTTAAAATAATCGCCCGTGTCAGTTCCATGACGGACGAAGAGGCGGAGCGTAAATTGAATGAAGTTATTCGGGAGTTTGGAAGCCGTCACTATAAACTGGAGCGCTTCCTGCTCAAACGGTTTGAACAAATCAAGCCCCATCTGCTTACGGATGAACCCATAACGCAAGAACGGCAGCTTTTACTGGGTGCTTATTTTACAATGGAATATTCGCTGGAATCGGCGGCTTTGTTCAATCCTTCTATGGTTTGGCACCCCGATCAAAGCAACGTTCCACCCGGTTTCAAACGCTTTATTTTGAGTCTGCGGGCAACAGGCGAAGGCCATATTTCATCCATAACCTTCCGAATGGGGTATATTGATGAAGAAAGCAAAATCATCCTGCGGAAACCGTCCCGGTACGTAACCTCCCCCGAAGTGGTTACAACGCACCTTTTTAACCGGCAGCAGTTCGAACGCAAGTTGTACGAACTTCGTCTATCCAATCAGATTGCTGATCAACTGCTGTCTGGTATTGGCGACGAGTTTTACTTGCAGGAACTCGAAGAACGGATCAAACGGATGCTATCGCAATATCGTCACCACGCCGAATACGAAACCATCGCGGGCGGAATTCTGGCCCTGGCCCGGTCTAACTACGAGCTGGATTTCGACGACGACCAGAGCCTCGACGAACGCTGCATTTTCCCAACCTCACCCAACGAGACCAACGGCATTGAAGATGCTCGTTTTGTGCAGTTTACAGACGATAACGGCGAAGCCATCTACTACGCTACCTACACCGCCTACAACGGTCGGGTGACCTTCCCACAGCTGCTGGAAACCAAAGATTTTACGCATTTTAGCGTCAGCACCCTGAATGGAGCAGAAGTGCAAAACAAAGGCATGGGGCTGTTTCCGCGTAAAATTAACGGTAAATACGCCATGCTTTCCCGGCAGGATGGGGAGAATATTTACCTCATGTATTCGGATGATTTATACTTCTGGCATACCAAAGAGTTGATCGTTAAGCCAACTTATCATTGGGAATACGTTCAGTTGGGGAACTGTGGATCACCACTCGAAACCGAAGCAGGCTGGCTGGTTTTAAGCCACGGCGTCGGTCCCATGCGGAAGTACGCCATTGGGGTTTTCCTGCTCGATTTGAATGATCCGTCCAAGGTAATTGGCCGCCTGAAAGAACCATTGCTTAGCCCCGACGAGAACGAACGCGAAGGATACGTGCCAAACGTGGTTTATAGTTGCGGCGGGCTTATCAACAACAACGATCTGATTATTCCATACGCGATGTCCGATTATGCCAGCAGCTTTGCTACGGTTAATCTGAAAGACTTGCTGGCCGAGCTGACCGGACGGCAGGAGAGCGTTGAGGTAGTCATAACAAACGAAGAAAAAGAAGGCTAA
- a CDS encoding DUF4394 domain-containing protein — translation MFNFNKRTQRLGVLAAALGLLTTLNSCQDHRQAPAPEALPDVTVYGISGETPNQLVRFNVRSSGTVDASLIVRDMEPGERLLGIDFRPATGQLYGVSSASRIYVIDLKTGISRRVGTNPFTPAINGTIVGFDFNPAVDRIRIVTNTGQNLRLNPETGAVQMVDGSINGAAGVALSGAAYTNNRAGTTTTTLYDIDPATDKLYRQDPPNDGKLVEVGPLGLDITGSAGFDIAPDGRALVSVVFGGKSELQTIDLNTGRLQKLGDLPMNLIGLAIPTEPVAYAVDGGNSLHIFNPMNPAPVAKTLTGLQTGEIIVGLDFRPANGQLYALGSTSRLYTINTSSGAATQVGSGPFTPALSGGDYGFDFNPTVDRIRLVSSMGQNLRLNPETGAVGNIDGTLKPGTPTVSGAAYTNNFAAATTTTLYDIDSNTDQLLIQAPPNDGVLTVVGSLGIDVSGANGFDIGGTSGTAYAILSANGSTGIYRINLSTGAATLMSPFPLAVRGFAVGLGF, via the coding sequence ATGTTCAACTTCAACAAGAGGACACAGAGACTGGGCGTACTTGCAGCGGCGCTGGGCTTATTGACAACCTTAAATTCCTGCCAGGATCACCGCCAGGCTCCCGCGCCCGAGGCGCTGCCCGATGTAACTGTCTACGGGATTTCCGGCGAGACGCCTAATCAGCTGGTTCGCTTCAATGTGCGGTCATCCGGTACAGTTGACGCTTCCCTGATCGTTCGCGATATGGAGCCTGGTGAGCGCCTGTTAGGAATTGACTTCCGGCCTGCTACCGGGCAGTTGTATGGGGTTAGTAGCGCAAGTCGCATTTACGTCATTGATTTAAAAACGGGTATTTCGCGCCGAGTGGGAACCAACCCCTTTACGCCGGCGATCAACGGAACGATTGTCGGATTTGATTTCAACCCGGCAGTTGACCGCATCCGTATTGTTACCAATACAGGCCAGAATCTGCGCCTGAATCCGGAAACGGGTGCGGTGCAGATGGTAGATGGATCAATTAACGGGGCGGCAGGCGTCGCTTTATCGGGAGCGGCTTACACCAACAACCGGGCGGGGACGACAACAACAACGCTGTATGACATTGATCCCGCAACGGACAAATTGTATCGCCAGGACCCGCCAAACGACGGAAAACTGGTTGAAGTTGGACCACTGGGACTCGATATTACGGGCTCTGCTGGCTTTGACATTGCCCCCGATGGCCGCGCACTGGTTTCGGTGGTGTTTGGTGGTAAGTCTGAATTACAGACCATCGATTTAAACACGGGCCGTTTGCAGAAACTGGGCGATTTGCCAATGAACCTCATTGGATTAGCCATTCCAACAGAGCCGGTAGCTTACGCGGTTGATGGTGGCAATAGCCTGCACATCTTCAACCCAATGAATCCGGCGCCAGTTGCGAAAACACTGACGGGGTTACAAACCGGTGAAATCATTGTTGGTCTTGACTTCCGGCCAGCCAATGGCCAGCTGTATGCTTTGGGTAGCACGAGCCGACTTTACACCATCAACACGTCGTCAGGAGCAGCAACTCAGGTTGGTTCAGGGCCCTTTACACCGGCATTATCCGGCGGTGATTATGGCTTCGACTTTAACCCAACAGTTGACCGTATCCGTTTAGTAAGCAGCATGGGCCAAAACCTGCGTTTGAATCCAGAAACGGGCGCTGTAGGAAACATAGATGGCACATTAAAACCAGGAACGCCAACGGTTTCGGGTGCAGCTTACACCAATAACTTTGCGGCGGCAACAACGACAACGCTGTACGATATTGATAGCAACACAGACCAGTTACTGATCCAGGCGCCACCAAATGACGGTGTTTTGACCGTTGTAGGTTCGCTCGGAATTGATGTAAGCGGAGCCAATGGCTTTGATATTGGTGGCACGTCAGGAACGGCTTATGCCATTCTATCGGCTAATGGTTCGACCGGCATTTACCGCATCAACCTAAGCACCGGTGCTGCAACCTTAATGTCTCCATTCCCGCTGGCCGTACGTGGCTTTGCTGTGGGATTAGGGTTCTAG
- a CDS encoding capsule assembly Wzi family protein, which yields MTNSFTLNHRNAVFLHLFVALALFSVSLVKAQSVSKPMSLSLEVGAIAADSARTPFWLRANQQGTVPLSVPVATIRAGIRADYRPASADSSLRRNRFDWGYGIGVVGNVGKVNQVLLPEAYLKGKIWGLELLAGRRREVIGLGDTTLSSGFYIWSGNALPLPRVQISTPDYLPVGFLKGWLAFNFGYVHAWFNAPYIEKAYLHQKYLYARFGKPASHFNLYLGLNHQIQWGGYADYLVGTPFAVNGKLPSSFKDYVDAVVGVIPKDLENDRYTNFDGYNRIGNHLGSMDLALTWKGARQQFMLYHQHPYEDASGLVLANVPDGLSGLSWRNQAPMANRGFQLQAAVVEYISTMNQSGASFDVDGTRFKGADNYFNHRQYREGWAYFGRGIGTPLIPSQLELAGSGGLRQNWEFFPSNRLQGVSVALNGVAGAVGWTARFTQQRHFGTFEAPVSAINQVSLLLMGYTDLAWLGGVRVKAAVAVDQGKLYPNSVGGFLSLSRQLALRK from the coding sequence ATGACTAATTCCTTTACCCTTAATCATAGAAACGCTGTTTTTTTGCACCTGTTTGTAGCACTGGCTCTGTTTAGTGTCTCGCTGGTGAAAGCGCAATCGGTAAGCAAGCCTATGTCGTTAAGCCTTGAAGTGGGTGCTATCGCTGCCGACTCGGCGCGAACGCCCTTTTGGCTGCGGGCCAACCAACAGGGAACGGTGCCTTTGTCGGTGCCCGTGGCGACCATACGGGCAGGCATTCGAGCCGACTACCGCCCTGCCTCGGCTGACTCAAGCCTGCGCCGGAACCGGTTTGATTGGGGCTATGGCATCGGCGTGGTGGGCAACGTAGGTAAAGTCAATCAGGTTCTTTTGCCGGAAGCATACCTTAAGGGTAAAATTTGGGGGCTTGAGCTGTTGGCCGGTCGGCGGCGGGAAGTAATCGGCTTAGGTGATACAACCCTCTCGTCGGGTTTTTATATCTGGTCGGGAAATGCGCTGCCTTTGCCCCGGGTCCAGATTTCAACGCCCGACTACCTGCCTGTTGGCTTTCTGAAAGGTTGGCTGGCGTTTAATTTTGGGTATGTACACGCCTGGTTCAACGCGCCATACATCGAGAAGGCTTATCTGCACCAAAAATACCTGTACGCCCGATTTGGGAAGCCAGCGAGTCATTTTAATCTGTATTTGGGACTAAATCACCAGATTCAATGGGGCGGTTATGCCGATTACCTGGTTGGAACGCCTTTTGCAGTTAATGGAAAGTTGCCCTCATCTTTTAAAGATTATGTAGACGCGGTTGTTGGCGTGATACCAAAAGACCTGGAAAATGATCGCTATACCAATTTTGACGGCTATAACCGAATTGGTAATCACCTCGGCAGCATGGATTTGGCCTTAACCTGGAAGGGCGCGCGCCAGCAATTTATGCTTTACCACCAACATCCGTATGAAGATGCCTCTGGTCTGGTGCTGGCGAATGTGCCAGACGGACTGTCGGGGCTAAGCTGGCGCAATCAGGCACCAATGGCAAACCGGGGGTTTCAGCTTCAGGCTGCCGTGGTGGAATACATCAGCACGATGAACCAAAGCGGCGCGTCATTCGATGTGGATGGAACGCGTTTTAAAGGAGCAGACAATTATTTCAATCACCGGCAATACCGCGAAGGCTGGGCTTATTTTGGCCGTGGTATCGGAACGCCCCTGATTCCTTCGCAGCTTGAACTAGCCGGGAGCGGCGGTTTGCGCCAGAATTGGGAGTTTTTCCCCAGTAACCGCCTGCAAGGGGTGTCGGTTGCTCTGAACGGCGTGGCGGGGGCCGTCGGCTGGACAGCCCGTTTTACGCAGCAACGCCATTTCGGAACTTTTGAAGCACCGGTTTCGGCCATTAACCAGGTTTCTTTATTGCTAATGGGTTATACAGATTTAGCCTGGTTAGGTGGTGTGCGCGTCAAAGCGGCGGTGGCTGTCGATCAGGGGAAACTGTATCCTAACTCGGTAGGTGGTTTTCTGTCCTTAAGTCGGCAGCTTGCCCTGCGAAAATAA
- a CDS encoding AlbA family DNA-binding domain-containing protein — MIHDVAALIKQGEGVQLEFKATIHSPNRIARTLTAFSNTGGGLLVVGISDDGRIVGVESEYREIQKLERATDFFVDPVIAVSYETQIVEGKKVLFIVVEESEDKPHHAIDEQGHRTIYVRSKDKSVPTNKLILGADKLDSQLLQSPNVRNLVQYLRKNEAITVKKYAQLINISEYRASKLLQQLAQQGLLILLDRQRPVQFSLKVSE; from the coding sequence ATGATACATGATGTAGCGGCCTTAATCAAACAAGGCGAGGGAGTCCAGCTAGAGTTCAAAGCAACAATCCACTCGCCAAACCGAATTGCCCGGACACTAACAGCTTTCTCGAATACCGGGGGAGGCTTGCTGGTCGTCGGGATTTCGGATGATGGCCGCATTGTTGGCGTTGAATCGGAATACCGCGAAATTCAGAAATTGGAACGAGCCACTGATTTTTTCGTAGATCCTGTTATCGCCGTTAGTTACGAAACCCAGATCGTTGAGGGAAAAAAGGTCCTCTTTATTGTCGTCGAAGAAAGTGAAGACAAACCGCATCACGCCATTGACGAGCAGGGCCACCGGACCATTTATGTTCGTTCAAAGGATAAATCAGTGCCCACCAATAAGCTGATTCTGGGAGCCGACAAGCTGGATAGTCAGTTACTTCAATCGCCTAACGTTCGTAATTTGGTGCAGTATCTTCGGAAAAATGAGGCTATTACAGTGAAAAAATACGCGCAGCTAATTAATATTTCGGAGTACAGAGCCTCAAAGCTTCTGCAACAACTTGCGCAACAAGGGTTATTAATTCTGCTGGATCGTCAGCGGCCCGTGCAATTTTCCCTGAAAGTATCGGAGTAA
- the hemF gene encoding oxygen-dependent coproporphyrinogen oxidase, which translates to MTPDKQLITTYFTDLQDRICAALEDADGGARFREDRWERSEGGGGRTRIIENGAVIEKGGVLFSAVHGPASEATLRQMNQTEPVDFYATGVSIVLHPHSPMMPIIHMNVRYFELSNGINWFGGGIDLTPHYVDEADARWFHQQLKNACDRHHPDFYPKYKAWADDYFFLKHRHETRGVGGIFFDYQKPSDAFSKEAIFAYVQEVGNSFAPIYTHFMAKNRDLAYGEQEKKWQMLRRGRYVEFNLVWDRGTKFGLESNGRTESILMSMPPQANWVYDFQPEPGSREEKTLQSLQKSISWV; encoded by the coding sequence ATGACTCCTGATAAACAACTTATAACAACTTATTTTACTGATTTACAAGACCGTATTTGCGCGGCGCTTGAAGACGCTGATGGCGGAGCCCGCTTTCGGGAAGACCGTTGGGAACGAAGCGAGGGCGGTGGCGGTCGCACGCGAATTATCGAAAACGGGGCCGTGATTGAAAAAGGCGGCGTGTTGTTTTCGGCGGTTCACGGTCCGGCTTCGGAAGCTACCCTCCGGCAAATGAACCAAACCGAACCCGTTGATTTCTACGCAACCGGCGTCTCCATCGTCCTGCACCCGCATAGCCCGATGATGCCGATTATTCACATGAACGTTCGGTATTTTGAGCTAAGCAACGGCATTAACTGGTTTGGCGGCGGCATTGACCTGACGCCGCACTACGTCGACGAAGCCGATGCGCGTTGGTTTCACCAGCAGCTAAAAAACGCCTGCGACCGGCACCATCCCGATTTTTATCCCAAGTATAAAGCCTGGGCGGATGACTACTTTTTCCTTAAACACCGCCACGAAACGCGTGGGGTCGGAGGTATTTTCTTCGATTACCAAAAGCCATCCGATGCCTTTTCGAAAGAGGCTATTTTCGCCTACGTGCAGGAAGTTGGCAACTCTTTTGCGCCCATTTATACCCATTTTATGGCCAAAAACCGCGATTTGGCTTACGGGGAGCAGGAGAAAAAGTGGCAGATGCTGCGCCGGGGACGCTACGTAGAATTTAACCTGGTTTGGGACCGGGGTACGAAATTCGGTCTGGAGTCCAATGGCCGGACGGAGTCAATTCTGATGAGTATGCCGCCGCAGGCCAACTGGGTTTACGATTTTCAACCTGAACCCGGTAGCCGGGAAGAAAAGACCCTGCAAAGCTTACAAAAAAGCATTAGTTGGGTATAG
- a CDS encoding cation:proton antiporter gives MDLFDLFTILIVISASCAYLNTRFLKMPEAIGIMIIAVIFSILIIAMNYIQPVWFDQVRAAVAQIDFYKVLFNFMLSFLLFAAAFHTDASKLKVERRPIIVFAFIGVVLCTMLVGTMLYLVADWLGFKLPYTVCLLFGGLISPTDPIAVLGILARFDLPEQIKTNIVGESLFNDGMAVVVFATIYQLVGDGHSTLEPGPTFVFFLKEAGGGILLGAAIGYTMYRLLMKVNHYQTEVLLTIAGVMGGYLIARWVHVSGPLAMVIAGLLVGNRARKEVMSPVTEDYLDKFWELVDVILNALLFVLIGIELLIVHFEHSYWLMCLAAIVIVLASRFLAIYIPYLLAGNWLGLDNKAPIMLTWGGLRGGISVAMALSIDDSVVHKDIIVAITYAVVLFSVIGQGLTMERVIRRLYPEKE, from the coding sequence ATGGATCTATTTGACCTGTTTACCATCCTGATTGTTATTTCTGCCAGCTGTGCTTATCTGAATACCCGCTTTTTGAAAATGCCCGAAGCAATCGGGATTATGATCATAGCGGTTATTTTTTCGATCTTGATCATCGCCATGAACTACATCCAGCCGGTTTGGTTCGATCAGGTTCGGGCGGCTGTGGCTCAGATTGATTTCTACAAGGTTCTGTTCAATTTTATGCTTAGCTTCCTCTTGTTTGCGGCGGCTTTTCATACGGATGCTTCCAAACTAAAGGTTGAGCGGCGACCCATTATTGTGTTTGCCTTTATTGGGGTCGTGTTGTGTACGATGCTGGTTGGTACGATGCTTTATCTTGTGGCGGATTGGCTCGGATTTAAGCTGCCCTACACCGTTTGTCTGCTTTTTGGTGGACTTATATCTCCAACGGACCCAATTGCAGTACTAGGAATTTTGGCGCGTTTTGACCTGCCCGAACAGATTAAAACCAACATTGTAGGCGAGTCACTTTTTAACGATGGGATGGCCGTAGTCGTTTTTGCAACCATTTACCAGTTGGTCGGAGACGGCCACTCGACGCTGGAGCCTGGACCAACTTTTGTTTTCTTTCTGAAAGAAGCAGGCGGTGGTATTTTGCTGGGTGCGGCCATTGGCTATACCATGTACCGACTGCTAATGAAAGTAAATCATTATCAGACCGAAGTATTATTGACCATTGCGGGCGTAATGGGGGGCTATCTAATTGCTCGCTGGGTGCACGTGTCAGGGCCCTTGGCGATGGTTATTGCCGGTTTATTAGTGGGAAATCGGGCGCGGAAGGAAGTGATGAGCCCGGTTACGGAAGACTATCTGGACAAATTCTGGGAATTGGTCGATGTTATCCTGAACGCTCTGCTTTTTGTCCTAATCGGTATTGAATTGCTGATCGTGCACTTCGAGCACTCTTACTGGCTGATGTGTTTGGCGGCTATTGTAATCGTGCTGGCGTCGCGTTTTCTGGCTATTTATATTCCCTATCTGCTAGCCGGTAATTGGCTGGGTCTTGACAACAAAGCGCCGATTATGCTCACCTGGGGCGGCCTACGCGGCGGTATTTCCGTGGCTATGGCTCTGTCGATTGATGATTCCGTCGTGCACAAAGACATTATAGTAGCCATCACCTACGCCGTTGTGCTATTCTCCGTAATTGGCCAGGGACTAACCATGGAACGGGTTATCCGCCGGCTTTATCCGGAGAAGGAATGA
- the menC gene encoding o-succinylbenzoate synthase, translating into MGLKADFLKHTLQFNFEAGTSRGVLTEKDTYIIRIRNHESPLVYGLGECGPLKGLSIDDRPDFEDYLRNICETFNELDLQLFKWNIPIVLSQLISNQFPSIQFGFETAMLDYINGGRRVVVENDFSKGTRSIPINGLVWMGNRDFMLRQINEKLNAGYNTIKLKIGAIDFAQECELLAYLRTNAPEQLVIRVDANGAFQPDEALDKLTQLAKYGIHSIEQPIRQGQHELMAELCRQTPIPIALDEELIGHMEYVDKFRLLKKLQPQFIILKPSLLGGMHHCDEWIETANRLGIGWWITSALESNIGLNAIAQYTARFPNPLPQGLGTGQLYQNNISSPLTIEHGFLRYNTSSDWDLQVLLDAKETVKNVIPSPDKAGG; encoded by the coding sequence ATGGGCCTGAAGGCAGATTTTCTTAAACATACCTTGCAATTCAACTTCGAAGCCGGTACATCGCGGGGTGTTCTGACCGAAAAAGATACCTATATAATTCGTATTCGCAATCACGAAAGTCCGCTCGTATACGGCCTCGGCGAGTGCGGACCGCTCAAAGGGCTCAGCATTGACGACCGGCCTGATTTTGAAGATTACCTCCGCAATATCTGCGAAACCTTCAACGAGCTTGACCTGCAACTTTTCAAATGGAACATTCCCATTGTTTTGTCGCAGCTCATCAGCAACCAGTTTCCATCCATTCAGTTCGGCTTTGAAACGGCCATGCTCGACTACATTAACGGGGGCCGCCGCGTTGTTGTCGAGAATGATTTTTCAAAAGGCACACGCAGTATTCCCATTAATGGCCTGGTCTGGATGGGCAATCGTGACTTCATGCTCCGGCAAATCAACGAAAAGCTAAATGCCGGTTATAACACCATCAAACTCAAAATCGGCGCGATTGATTTTGCGCAGGAATGCGAACTTCTGGCTTACCTCCGCACCAACGCACCCGAGCAGTTGGTCATTCGTGTGGATGCCAACGGCGCTTTTCAGCCCGACGAGGCACTGGATAAGCTAACGCAACTGGCGAAATACGGAATTCATTCCATCGAGCAACCCATCCGACAAGGCCAGCACGAGTTGATGGCAGAACTTTGCCGCCAAACGCCCATCCCCATTGCGCTGGATGAAGAACTCATCGGCCATATGGAATACGTGGATAAATTCCGGCTTCTCAAAAAGCTCCAACCGCAGTTTATTATCCTTAAACCCAGCCTGTTGGGTGGCATGCACCACTGCGACGAATGGATTGAAACGGCCAACCGCCTGGGTATTGGCTGGTGGATAACCTCGGCTCTGGAATCGAACATTGGCCTTAACGCCATCGCCCAGTATACTGCCCGCTTTCCGAATCCGCTTCCACAAGGTCTGGGAACAGGCCAGCTTTATCAAAACAACATCAGCAGCCCACTCACCATTGAGCACGGTTTTTTGCGGTATAACACCAGCAGCGACTGGGATTTACAGGTTTTATTAGACGCCAAAGAAACCGTTAAAAATGTCATTCCTTCTCCGGATAAAGCCGGCGGATAA
- the lpxK gene encoding tetraacyldisaccharide 4'-kinase: protein MLNWLLRPFSWLYGGITDVRNRLYDKGVKQVYIPPVRTISVGNLTVGGTGKTPHVDYLLRRLKRSYPVATLSRGYGRQTKGFRVATPSDTADTIGDEPLLLYRKHGPGVVVAVGEKRAEAIPQLLALANPPSAKIHTIILDDAFQHRPVQPHLNILLTDYNRLFYKDHPFPAGRLRERRNGAKRADALIVTKCPDNLSTSEMVRISESLKPFVRGNIPVFFTGLRYGKPVSFAGISIDALPNELVLVSGIARPEPLEHYVQQHFNRVRHLRFADHHRYVAKDLETIQAALPPDGVVLTTEKDFVKLQPLLAKIGGDVSRFYYLPIDVAFLTGEPEFLALLDKEMC from the coding sequence GTGTTGAATTGGCTGCTTCGACCTTTTAGCTGGCTGTATGGTGGGATTACGGATGTGCGTAACCGACTGTATGACAAAGGAGTTAAGCAGGTTTATATTCCTCCGGTACGAACAATAAGTGTTGGAAATCTTACCGTTGGCGGAACCGGAAAAACACCCCACGTTGATTACCTTCTACGCCGTCTAAAAAGGAGCTATCCGGTTGCTACACTAAGCCGGGGGTACGGTCGGCAAACAAAAGGTTTTCGGGTCGCAACGCCCAGCGACACGGCGGATACCATTGGCGACGAGCCGCTTTTGTTGTATCGCAAGCATGGGCCTGGGGTGGTGGTAGCTGTTGGCGAAAAGCGGGCCGAAGCCATTCCGCAGCTATTGGCTTTGGCTAACCCACCGAGCGCGAAAATTCACACGATCATTCTGGATGATGCTTTTCAGCACCGCCCCGTTCAGCCGCACCTGAATATTTTACTGACCGATTACAACCGTCTTTTTTACAAAGATCATCCCTTTCCGGCGGGGCGGCTTCGGGAGCGGCGGAATGGAGCAAAACGAGCTGATGCCCTGATTGTTACCAAATGTCCAGATAACTTGAGCACTAGCGAAATGGTCCGTATCAGTGAGTCGCTGAAACCCTTTGTTCGGGGTAACATTCCGGTATTTTTCACGGGGCTGCGCTACGGAAAGCCCGTATCTTTTGCCGGAATAAGCATTGACGCATTGCCGAATGAGCTGGTACTCGTGTCTGGAATTGCCCGGCCCGAACCGCTTGAACACTACGTCCAACAGCATTTCAACAGGGTTAGGCATCTGCGTTTCGCGGATCATCATCGCTATGTAGCAAAAGACCTAGAAACCATTCAGGCGGCATTGCCACCGGATGGCGTGGTGCTAACCACTGAAAAGGATTTTGTCAAGCTCCAGCCCTTACTGGCCAAAATAGGCGGTGATGTTTCTCGTTTTTATTACCTGCCCATCGACGTAGCCTTTTTAACGGGCGAGCCGGAATTTTTAGCCTTGTTAGACAAGGAAATGTGTTAA